atatttcagttccaGAAGTCATTCACAAGAAGCATggaaaatagattcaaaattatgactTGGAATGCTAATGGATTACTACAGCACAAAGATGATCTATTAGCAATTCTAATTGAGCATAAAATAGATGCCTGTCTCATTTCCGAAACTCATTTCACCAAAGAATCCTACTTTAAAATTAGAGGGTACAAAACGTACCATGCCATACATCCCAACAACAGCGCTAGAGGCGGAAGTGCGGTTATTGTAAGAGAAGAGCTAAACCATCACGAGTTCAAGAAGATAGAATTGCAGGAGTTCCAGTCGATTTCAATCAAAGTCAAACTTATCGGTAGACCATCTGGTACGATCACAATTGGAGCCGTCTACTGTCCACCACGATTTaatttgaagaagatagaaTATATTGATTTCCTAAGCAACTTCACAGGGAAATTTATCATAGGAGGAGACTTCAATTCAAAGAATACACAATGGGGGTCCCGACTGACCACAACTAAAGGAAAGGAGCTATTACTGGCTGTTAATGAATACCACTGCGATGTTCACTCAACAAGGAAACCAACTTACTGGCCAacagacaaaacaaaaattccagacctgatagattttttcatcacaaaaaatatttcaccaaactgtgttgaagttgaagaaaaatttgaTCTCAACTCTGACCATTCGCCAATAGTTTTGACAATGCACAGTGCAGCTGTTAAAAAAGAAATGCCACCTAGACTCATCAACAGGTACACAGATttagaaacttttaaaaatatgatagactCTAGAATAGACTTGAACACATCTCTGCAAACTATAGATGAACTAGAAACTGAAGTCCAGGAGTTTGTAATCAATATCCAACAATGTGCCTGGGAAAATACACCACTACTTCAAAGCAGGATTTTCAAAGGTAATTGCTATCCTGTAGCGGTAAGAGAGTtgatagaaaaaagaagaagaacaagaagatcaTGGCAATCAACAAGAAATCCAAGAATTAAAACAGAACTTAATAGAATTACTAATGAACTGAGAAAGATGATACAGGATGTAAAACAACATGATATCAATAAATACTTAGAAGAGTTAACCAATGAGTCtactacaaatttttcattatggagATCAACCAGGAAACTGAAGAGACCTCTTGAACAAGTTACACCGATAAGGAAGAATCAAGATTGCTGGGCAAGGAGCAATAAAGAGAAAGCCGATTTGTTTGCTGATCATCTGGAAAAGGTTTTCTCACCTCATGAGGAAACAATTatagatgagaatcctcatcaTCTTGGAGCAGGAGTTATCACTCCAACATCGCCAAGGGAGGTAGAATATGAGATTAAAAATTTGAGCAGAAAGAAAACGCCAGGTTTCGACTTAATAACTGGAGAGATTCTACAGGAGCTCCCAAGAAAAGCAATTGTGAAGCTATGCCATCTCTTCAACGCTTCATTCCGATTGAAATATGTGCCAAGTTTCTGGAAGGTAGCCGATGTCATCATGATACCAAAACCTGGAAAGCCACCACATGATGTAACCTCGTATAGGCCAATTTCACTACTGCcagtaatatcaaaattatttgagaaactTCTACTGAAAAGATTAAAGCCTTATCTGGATGATAATGGATTAATACCAACCCATCAATTCGGATTTCGAGATAAACATAGTACAATAGATCAGGTGCAcagaataacaaatattattgaaaatacattggAGGAAAAGAAAGTTTGCTCTGCAATTTTCCTTGATGTAGCACAGGCTTTCGACAAAGTATGGCATTCAGGATTGTGCTACAAAATGAACCAGTTCTTACCAACAGAATACAGTCTGATACTGAAATCATATCTTCAAGACCGTTATTTCAGGATAAAACAAGATGATGCTTTTTCATCTCTCAGAGAAATCAGGGCtggagttcctcaaggaagtGTACTGGGTCCCCTCTTGTACCTCCTATACACATCTGATATACCTCAACCCGAAAACGTAACAGTAGcaacatttgctgatgacacagcagttTTATCAGTTGGTGAAACTGTTGAAGTTTCTACAGAGAAATTGCAGGTGGCAGTCAACAGAATAAATGTTTGGACAAAACACtggcttataaaattgaatgaagcaaaATCAGTTCAAGTCAACTTTACAAACAGAAGAGTTCAATATATCCCCTTAACACTCAATGGGAATATTGTACCCTACTCCAACACTGCAAAGTATCTAGGCATGACGCTGGATGCCAAGCTTAGATGGAAGGAGcatgtgaagaagaaaagagaacaacTTGGCATAAAATTCCATAAAATGTACTGGCTACTTGGGAGGACATCAAAGTtgtcaaattataacaaattgcttCTCTACAAGCAGATTCTCAAGCCGGTGTGGACCTACGGAATTCAACTCTGGGGCTGCACCCGACCATCCAATATCGACATCATCCAGCGCTTCCAGAACAAAGTACTCAGAAGTTGTGTAgacgctccttggtacatcagGAACTCTGATCTCCACCGCGACCTGGGAGTGGCGACAGTCATCAGTGAAATCCAAAGATTTgcagaaaaacatgagaaaagacttcatcaacatgtgaacgtggaagcaatccagctgctcaacgtgcatggagtaagaagactgcaacgcagaaagccacacgaattagtttagtgctaaagtgttcaattggaagtgcaaaggcagaatactgtatccttttatgctaaaaataatctttatttaatccttgaccaatatagaaggcttaaccaatgggttttaccttcacaaacaatattcttatcaatttatgtcaaaatagaatagcttattagtctttaactaggtgctataaaaatcaagaaaaaaaaaaaaaaatatgggTACTTTGTTCAGCATGGAACAAAAAATAGGTTCTGATAATTCTATTTAATTAAGCATATTATACTTGTAATCTTCAGGAGGTGATGAAAGAGATGTAAATATGATATTAAATAGGTAATGGTGAGAAAGAAATATAGAAGCTGATAGTTTTGGTGGGTGTGACTGATAATCAACGTGAACAGTTCACGTTAACGTGAACGATCAATACGCAACTATAGCATAATTTCAACTACCCTAGCAAATATTCCAAATATGTGCTCTAATTTACTCGAATAGCATGATTTCGACTACTGTAACCTAGCAAAAATTTCAACTATGTGCTCTAATTTTGCATTTTACTTGTATCACAGGAGCTGCCTCCAACACCATGGAGAAGTATTATGACGTCAGTGCCACTGTGGGGCCTGATCATCGCTCAGATTGGCCACGACTGGGGTCTCTTCACCATCATCACTGATCTCCCCAAATACATGAAGAGTGTTATGCATTTCTCAATCGCTCAGGTTAGTTGAAAAATGAAGTCTACTATTATTACATCTAATTCTTACATGATATCATTTAACCTTAAATTCATTCAAgaaattattgagtttaaatGTACTCAAAACTTCAGTTTAAGACCAAGAAAACATTCAAACACAGACTTGCagtcaattaatttattaaataaacaatttagTTTAGCCTACTTACTGACTGGAAACTTTCGGGTTATAAGAGTCCATTCTTTTCAGCGGATTGAAAAACTGTTTAGAATGTCCTTTTAagatttacaaatatttttatacCTTCTTACTATAATAAGAACTTGTAATCAAAAGATCTTACTCGATAGTTTGAATCATCAAACTATATGATTAGTAAGGTTACACATTGTCTATAACttatagaataaattttgtCTTGTCACTAATGTTtgatgtatattattatgtgtGAACTTTAGCTGAAActctctgtttctttttatctCCTATTTTTCTAAGGTGCTCTATTATCTGTTCTCCCTATAGCTTCGTCTTTTTCACGTTTAGCTATATgttatataggcctatttctatatcaatatgttaatataagctctaataaaataaataaaggacGGTCAAATGTAATCACACACAGATATATGATATGAGCTTAACAAGCTATTATAAGCACACCTTGTGTGGGACTATTCATTACTGAGTTGAGAGCCCAGCTAATTAGGAGGCTGGAGTTGTTTGTGAGAATTCAATTGTACCTCAAATGGTTTGTTTCATCAGTGTTTGAAGATTTGCTCACCCTCTGTCTACTCTGACATTAAATGAGTGAGGCTTCTTTTAATTCACGTTTCTCCTTCGATCTCAAATCGTTGTTTGTGATTTCAGAATGGATTCCTGTCGGCAGCACCTTATATGGTGATGTGGATCGCTGCCATCACGTCTGGATGGATTGTCGACTGGTTGATCAACGTCAAACAGTACCCTGTAACCTGTGTCAGGAAAACTTTCATTACCATAGGTGAGACTtggaaaaatccatgttgaaTATTGATGTAATCTAATAAACAAAAGACTTTTCAGTAGAAAGAAATGTAGAGTGCAATATCAAAATGCAGAATTTAGTATTTTAATAACGAAAGTGGTTTTTGTCTAGGGCAAAACCACATGAGCGTTTTTTCAGGTGTTTtcagagtcggcagggcaggaagctctccgattggctgattgggttggcgcctAAAAAAACCGCtccatgtggcttggcccttagtAATTAGGGGGCAGACCATATGAAGCGTTTTCATCGGCAGGGCAGGGATCTCTCTGATTGGGCTGGCGCCTAAAAGAACGCGAGAACAAACGCTTGAAAAAAACGCTTAATGTGGTCTGGCTCAATATAAgtaattatgataatgaaaaaaaaatggtaAGAATCTTAGGCCTGGTTCTTTCTTTTCAGTAGCTTTCCCGGAAAAATCAGGTTTTCAACGATAGAAAATTGATACTgtttaaaataacatttatcATGACTatagtccacatgttggcccagcctgCATTGTGACAGTAGTGTCCAATCAAGGCTAGCGGTAGCCAGAGTTGGCAATAAACCACCGATCCACACTGTCGCTGGTCgtcattggccttcattgggccaacatgtgcaTACGTCATTAGAGGATCAATAAGTTAAAGTTTATACATTTTCACACAAATATTCCTGATTGTGTCAACTTTGATTGTTATATATGAATTAATAGATAGCAAAATTCAGTTTTTCTACGATTTGgaacaattttattgttcaaatgATATTTATCAATGGATCAAGAAGttcaaattcataattttttacagaaatgCTCGTGATTGTATCAGCTTCGATCGttatattgtattatggatGACTTCGATCGTTATATGGATAACAAAATTCTGTACCGTATTTCTCCTATTTAGAAAATTGTTACCTGctgttcaaatacatttcttaAAAGATcaagaaattcaaattcatacattttcacACAAATGTTCGTGATTGTGTTTACTTCAGTACCGTAGTTATATTGATGACAAAATTAAGTTTTACTACGTTTTAGATTATTGTTGCTGTTCAAACAACAGTACCTACTCAATTAAACAAGCAGttcaaattcatacatttttacaCAAATGTTCATAATAAATTGTATCAACTTCGATCGTTGtatgaataacaaaattatttttttctatgtttcAGAAAAAATGTTACTGTTCAAATGACATTCCTTAATAGATCATCAATTTGATTCACTACCTATTTTGATaagggctactcgtatttatgtaaaaattatGTATAAGtttttttcaactatattttattactcacgGCATGTTAATGCCATTTTAAAGTGATCGATTTAGGACTcgaggtcctctctgccacacaacccttagaGTGAGtggaataaagttgaaaaaattgtacaTTAATTTCCAAGTTTTACATCAATTTGATTGTGTGAAATTGAACGATTGATTAATTTTGCAGCGTCAGTGGGCCCGGCGTTTGGCATTCTGGCAGCCACTTACGCCGGCTGCGACAAAGTGCTGGTGGCGACATTCTTCACGGTCGGCATGGGTCTGATGGGCGCCTTTGTGCCCAGCCTCAAGGTCAATGCCCTCGATCTGAGTCCCAACTATGCGGGCACCACTCTGGCCCTGGTAGGCGGCATCGGAGCCATCTCAGGCATCATCACACCATACCTTGTTGGAGTCCTCACGCCAAATGTGAGTAGCTTCACAATTTGTCAgaagttatctataattattatccattcaCTTCAAAACGACTACTTGAAagttctatcttcttcttttgttAACAGCCATTGGGCTGGTTGGCAGCAACTCTCCATACCACTCTGTCATCCGCCATCCTTTTGAGGTCACTATGTAGTTGACACATCTCTGATCCTTCTTCAGTTGTTCCATGTACTCCAGCACTGGCCTTCCTCGCACATTCCTTCCCTCCATTATTCTTTTTGTTAGTCTCTCATGTCAAAGAATATGACCAACTAGTTGTGCTCTTCTTGTCTTTATTTCATTCAGTAGACAACCTCTCTCTCCAACTCTTTAAAACTCTCCTCTTCATTCGTTACCTTCTCTCTCCAAATGATCCTTAGCATTCTTCTGTAGCACCATGTCTCAAAAGCAGAAATTATTCTCTCTTCTTTCACACCCAACGTCCAAGCTTCACTTCCTTAGGTTTCAATACATAAGTTTTGAGCAACCGTTTCATCACCTCTAGACTCAATATTCTTGCATTCAAtatcttctttttattattgataacattTGCTTGATAAACGCTGCTAGATATGTCTTTACTACTTCTTTCATCAATAGTGATCTTGCTTCCGAGATAGTCGAACTCCTTTACTTCTTTTATGACTTCATTCCTCAGCCTAATTATTTCTGTCCTATTCTCTCTGTTTCTGCTAAAGActagtatttttgttttgtttgtgtGTTTATTAGGCTGTATTCTTTTCCATAATTTCGTTTGTTATgcataatattctttccgaatcCTCTTCACTTTCTGCCATAATTGCTATGTAATCTGCAAATCTCAGCATGTCTATTTTTTACCATGGATTTTGACACCCACATTCACTTCCTCTCTCACCATGTCAATTGCCTTCTGAACATATAGATTAAAAGTTCTGtcatatagaattatttattcatacaaaaaatattatttattcatacaaaaattatttgatttaatttgtttactccaaaataataattcattctgacACTTGATAATGGGATGATTACCCGAAACTAAATTGTGTCTCAAATTAAATAGAAAGGGCACCACTGTTGTAATTCTATGTAaagatatatctataattaatttatgaagtttttaattattacggaaaattcataaatgaatagCCTGCTATGAAATTACTCAAGCATAAATGGTCGTAACACAAATGGACTTTTCTCAATTGGACTTTCGCATTGGATTTTTCTTATTTCCAGAggtctcaattcaattcaaaattctttattctttaaaatgcactatacaataaaattgatagtattattattactagaatggattattattatgtttctagATGGACTTTACTCTTATTAGCAGTGATAAGTGAAttaaaaatatctaaaaatgGGATAGCAATAGTGTAGCTTCGACATTCGTGTAGGTCATTTTGTAATAACAATTGCTTGTCTTTTAATTGCAGAGTACATTGCTGGAATGGAGACTCGTGTTCTGGATAGCAGTTATAGTTCTAGTGGCGACCAACTTGGTCTACCTGTTCACTGGATCCGGTGAAGTGCAGCCTTGGAACAACCCCCTCGAAATGGAAGAATCCAACGCAAAGAAAAGGACATGCAGTGATTCACAAACTAAAGATGATGTGTCTAAAATGAAGTCGAggatgtgatatttttctaCCTAGGTTTAAGATTATTTATCAGATAGGTTTAATTCTAGTCTCAAATATTTGTAAAACTATTTTTTAAGAGAATATACCAAATAGCTTTTTGTAAGTGTGGTGTATCTTATTATTTAATCCTCCCGAGAATCATCTCTCATCATAATCCATCCCATCCTAAttggaagagggggctcttattgctTCAACTTCGTCCTCATCACTTTTTGCAATGttttaaagtaaaaataaaagacatttatctatctatgtATCTATCACACACAAGACTAGAACTCATGTG
The genomic region above belongs to Nilaparvata lugens isolate BPH chromosome 5, ASM1435652v1, whole genome shotgun sequence and contains:
- the LOC111044010 gene encoding putative inorganic phosphate cotransporter isoform X5 — its product is MILSAFFWGYVLTQLPGGLLAERVGGKQVLGLGLLISTICTLITPLAAHQGASYLIVTRFILGLGQGPLYPSLNVMLAQWAPVQERGRLGALVFAGAQIGNVISMAVGGLLIRYMGGWTSVFYVFGTSGLIWFFLWQFLCYSDPSSHPFISQSEKEFLLSKSVGQLKKRAELPPTPWRSIMTSVPLWGLIIAQIGHDWGLFTIITDLPKYMKSVMHFSIAQNGFLSAAPYMVMWIAAITSGWIVDWLINVKQYPVTCVRKTFITIASVGPAFGILAATYAGCDKVLVATFFTVGMGLMGAFVPSLKVNALDLSPNYAGTTLALVGGIGAISGIITPYLVGVLTPNSTLLEWRLVFWIAVIVLVATNLVYLFTGSGEVQPWNNPLEMEESNAKKRTCSDSQTKDDVSKMKSRM